A single region of the Streptomyces sp. NBC_01262 genome encodes:
- a CDS encoding VOC family protein — protein MITKDFVAGSPCWLDLGAPDVTAAASFYGTVFGWDFERYTGEDAPEGMEYGTLKQDGHAVGAIGKLTEEGARSAWTLYFDTPDADATAQAVEKGGGSVRVPPMDAGDMGRMAQFTDPQGGQFAVWQPGKDRGLEAVDEPGTLCWTELMTTDSAAAKEFYGSLFDWQTSDMDLPGGGGVYSLITPAGLPEDRMQGGLMQLPAEYLALNDGRPYWHPVFAVTDVDATAAKVTGNGGTLQMGPEDAEGVGRLAVCVDPAGADFVLLKPVEPTAGG, from the coding sequence ATGATCACCAAGGACTTCGTCGCAGGCTCACCGTGCTGGCTCGACCTCGGCGCGCCGGATGTCACCGCCGCCGCCTCGTTCTACGGCACTGTCTTCGGCTGGGACTTCGAGCGGTACACCGGGGAGGACGCGCCGGAGGGTATGGAGTACGGCACCCTCAAGCAGGACGGCCATGCCGTCGGCGCCATCGGCAAGCTCACCGAGGAGGGCGCCCGCTCCGCCTGGACGCTCTACTTCGACACCCCGGACGCCGATGCCACCGCCCAGGCCGTCGAAAAGGGCGGCGGCTCCGTCCGCGTCCCGCCCATGGACGCCGGGGACATGGGGCGCATGGCCCAGTTCACCGACCCCCAGGGCGGGCAGTTCGCCGTCTGGCAGCCGGGCAAGGACCGGGGCCTGGAGGCCGTCGACGAGCCGGGCACGCTGTGCTGGACCGAGCTCATGACCACCGACTCGGCCGCCGCGAAGGAGTTCTACGGCAGCCTCTTCGACTGGCAGACCTCCGACATGGACCTGCCGGGCGGCGGCGGGGTCTACTCGCTCATAACCCCCGCCGGCCTGCCCGAGGACCGCATGCAGGGCGGCCTCATGCAGTTGCCGGCCGAGTATCTCGCCCTCAACGACGGCCGCCCCTACTGGCACCCCGTCTTCGCCGTCACCGATGTCGACGCCACCGCCGCCAAGGTCACCGGCAACGGCGGAACCCTCCAGATGGGCCCGGAGGACGCCGAGGGCGTCGGCCGGCTCGCCGTCTGCGTCGACCCGGCCGGTGCGGACTTCGTGCTGCTCAAGCCCGTGGAGCCGACCGCCGGCGGCTGA
- a CDS encoding MarR family winged helix-turn-helix transcriptional regulator, producing MPDDPTPTTPDSPDLGIVDGLAQLSFLVQGVLGKVAAERGLSIVQLRLFGVLRDREPGMQELARHLGLDKSSMTGLVDRAERRGLVRRAPAPHDKRAVQVSLTEQGQEPAREVAADAGQRIHALTAHLTHGQRSQLVTGHAEI from the coding sequence ATGCCCGACGACCCCACACCCACGACGCCGGACTCCCCTGACCTGGGGATCGTGGACGGCCTGGCCCAACTGTCGTTCCTGGTACAGGGCGTGCTGGGGAAGGTCGCCGCCGAACGCGGGCTGTCCATCGTCCAGCTGCGCCTGTTCGGCGTCCTGCGCGACCGCGAGCCCGGCATGCAGGAACTCGCCCGGCACCTGGGCCTGGACAAGTCCAGCATGACCGGCCTGGTGGACCGGGCCGAACGCCGCGGCCTGGTCCGCCGCGCACCCGCGCCCCACGACAAGCGCGCGGTGCAGGTGTCGCTGACCGAGCAGGGCCAGGAACCGGCCCGCGAGGTCGCGGCGGACGCCGGCCAGCGGATCCACGCTCTCACCGCGCACCTCACCCACGGGCAACGCTCCCAGCTCGTGACCGGCCACGCCGAGATCTGA
- a CDS encoding GlxA family transcriptional regulator produces MHTVAVLALDGVIPADLSIPVQVFELARLPDGRPAYEVRVCAPGPQIDAGSFALRAPYGLDALADADTIILPGTADPAGPVPEQVLDALRKAAADGTRIASICVGAFVLAATGLLDGLRATTHWQGTALLASLHPAIEVDPDVLYVDNGQFLTSAGAAAAFDLCLHMIRRDHGSAVAAGTGRVCVMPLERDGGQAQFIVHEPPAADGGATLEPLLRWMAANAARDLTLADLAAQARLSPRTLSRRFREQTGTTPLQWLHHARVRRAQHLLETTARPVERIAAEAGFGSPTAFRDRFRQIVGTSPQAYRRAFRLS; encoded by the coding sequence ATGCACACCGTGGCCGTGCTCGCCCTCGACGGAGTCATTCCCGCCGACCTCTCGATCCCCGTCCAGGTCTTCGAGCTCGCCCGCCTGCCCGACGGCCGCCCCGCCTACGAGGTACGGGTCTGCGCCCCCGGGCCGCAGATCGACGCCGGGTCGTTCGCGCTACGCGCTCCGTACGGGCTCGACGCCCTCGCCGACGCGGACACGATCATCCTGCCCGGCACCGCAGACCCCGCCGGGCCCGTCCCGGAGCAGGTGCTCGACGCGCTGCGCAAGGCGGCGGCCGACGGCACCCGGATCGCGTCGATCTGCGTGGGCGCGTTCGTGCTCGCCGCCACCGGCCTGCTCGACGGGCTGCGGGCGACCACGCACTGGCAGGGGACGGCGCTCCTGGCGAGCCTGCATCCGGCGATCGAGGTGGACCCGGATGTGCTGTACGTGGACAACGGCCAGTTCCTGACCTCGGCCGGGGCCGCCGCCGCGTTCGACCTGTGCCTCCACATGATCCGCCGCGACCATGGCTCGGCGGTGGCCGCCGGCACCGGCCGGGTCTGCGTCATGCCGCTGGAGCGGGACGGCGGCCAGGCCCAGTTCATCGTCCACGAGCCCCCGGCCGCCGACGGCGGCGCCACCCTGGAACCCCTGCTGCGCTGGATGGCCGCCAACGCCGCCCGCGACCTCACTCTGGCCGACCTCGCCGCCCAGGCCCGGCTCAGCCCGCGCACCCTCAGCCGCCGCTTCCGCGAGCAGACCGGCACCACGCCCCTGCAGTGGCTGCACCATGCCCGCGTACGCCGGGCCCAGCACCTGCTGGAAACCACCGCGCGGCCCGTGGAGCGGATCGCGGCAGAGGCCGGATTCGGCTCGCCGACCGCTTTCCGGGACCGCTTCCGGCAGATCGTCGGGACCAGCCCGCAGGCCTACCGGCGGGCCTTCCGGCTCAGCTGA
- a CDS encoding organic hydroperoxide resistance protein, with the protein MSDTDTDRLARRPTKIVYVAEATAHGGRDGTVTSQDGHLELQVAVPREMGGSGLGTNPEQLFAAGYSACFHNALVLVGRRVGYDLTGSTVATKVGIGPNDAKGYGLAVAVNVSLPLLDQELAARLVEAAHDVCPYSNATRGNIDISIMLS; encoded by the coding sequence ATGTCCGACACCGACACCGACCGCCTCGCGCGCCGGCCGACGAAGATCGTGTACGTCGCCGAGGCCACCGCCCACGGCGGCCGCGACGGAACCGTCACCAGCCAGGACGGCCACCTGGAACTACAGGTCGCCGTCCCCCGGGAAATGGGCGGCAGCGGCCTGGGCACCAATCCGGAGCAGCTCTTCGCCGCCGGATACAGCGCGTGCTTCCACAACGCCCTGGTCCTGGTGGGCCGCCGGGTCGGCTACGACCTCACCGGCTCCACCGTGGCCACGAAGGTCGGCATCGGCCCCAACGACGCCAAGGGCTACGGCCTCGCCGTCGCCGTCAACGTCTCGCTGCCGCTGCTCGACCAGGAGCTGGCCGCGCGCCTCGTGGAGGCGGCGCACGACGTGTGCCCGTACTCCAACGCCACCCGGGGCAACATCGACATCTCGATCATGCTCAGCTGA
- a CDS encoding patatin-like phospholipase family protein: MTTTRALVLGGGGLAGIAWETGVLAGLAEEGIDVGATADRVVGTSAGAAVAVQLGSGLTLPELLARQTDPALQNEELAPAGESIGELLELWAKLVAEIPDPVELRRRLGELALGAETVPEAARRAVIAGRLSRPEWPERPLTLVAVDARSGATRLFDRHSGVGLLDAVAASCAVPGIWPPVTIDGTRFVDGGIRTANNADLAAGHDHVLVLAPMADPGLDAEVAGLRRTARVAVITPDEAAAEAFGMNPLDPAVRTPAAHAGLAQGRREAAAVAEAWV, from the coding sequence ATGACGACGACGCGGGCACTTGTCCTGGGCGGCGGCGGGCTGGCGGGCATCGCCTGGGAGACCGGGGTGCTGGCGGGGCTGGCGGAGGAGGGGATCGACGTCGGGGCGACGGCCGACCGGGTCGTGGGCACCTCGGCGGGGGCGGCCGTGGCCGTGCAGCTCGGCAGTGGGCTGACGCTGCCGGAGCTGCTGGCGCGGCAGACCGATCCGGCGCTGCAGAACGAGGAACTGGCCCCGGCGGGCGAGTCGATCGGCGAGCTGCTGGAGCTGTGGGCCAAGCTCGTCGCCGAGATCCCCGACCCCGTCGAACTGCGCCGCCGCCTCGGCGAGCTGGCACTCGGTGCGGAGACGGTGCCCGAGGCTGCCCGGCGCGCGGTGATCGCCGGACGGCTCTCCCGGCCCGAGTGGCCCGAGCGGCCGCTGACCCTGGTGGCCGTCGACGCCCGCTCGGGCGCCACGCGGCTGTTCGACCGGCACTCCGGAGTCGGCCTGTTGGACGCGGTCGCCGCGAGCTGCGCGGTGCCCGGCATCTGGCCGCCGGTGACGATCGACGGGACCAGGTTCGTCGACGGCGGCATCCGTACCGCCAACAACGCCGACCTCGCGGCGGGCCACGACCACGTGCTGGTCCTGGCGCCCATGGCCGACCCCGGCCTGGACGCCGAGGTGGCCGGTCTGCGCCGCACCGCCCGGGTCGCGGTCATCACCCCGGACGAGGCGGCGGCCGAGGCCTTCGGCATGAACCCGCTGGACCCGGCGGTCCGTACGCCCGCCGCCCACGCGGGACTTGCGCAGGGGCGGCGGGAGGCGGCGGCGGTCGCGGAGGCCTGGGTCTAG
- the kstD gene encoding 3-oxosteroid 1-dehydrogenase: MPKRPPSRREVVLTGAAAAAGAGLALSGAATSYAADVPLIGTYDVVVVGSGAAGMTAALTAAARGLSCVVVEKAPTFGGSAARSGAGIWIPCNEVILAAGVPDTPAKAAAYLAAVVGADVPLVRQQAFLANGPAMISSVMANSPLRFRWMEGYSDYYPGLTGGMPNGRSMEPDQIDGNILGSELANLNPPYMAVPSGMVVFSADYKWLNLSLVNAKGLAVATECLARGTKAALLGQKPLTMGQSLATGLRAGLISAGVPVWLNTPLTDLNIESGSVTGVVVTKNGSAGLVRARHGVIVGSGGFEHNAAMRAQYQQQPIGTDWTVGAKENTGDGIQAGARAGAALSLMEDAWWGPAIPLPEQPYFCLAERTLPGGLIVNAAAKRFVNEAAPYSDVVHTMYAKNPTDPDIPAWLIVDQNYRNRYLFKDVAPTLAFPDAWYTSGAVHKAWTLDLLAADIGVPPATLRATVARFNSLAATGTDSDQHRGDSVYDHYYTDPAILPNSCLAPLWLAPFYAFRIVPGDLGTKGGLATDARARVLRPDGTVIPGLYAAGNASSAVMGHSYAGAGSTIGPAMTFGYIAANDIADTV, encoded by the coding sequence ATGCCCAAAAGACCCCCCTCCCGCCGCGAGGTCGTGCTCACCGGCGCCGCTGCCGCCGCCGGCGCCGGGCTCGCGCTGAGCGGTGCGGCGACCTCGTACGCGGCCGACGTGCCGCTCATCGGCACGTACGACGTCGTCGTGGTCGGCTCCGGCGCGGCCGGGATGACCGCCGCGCTCACCGCCGCCGCGCGCGGGCTGAGCTGCGTCGTGGTGGAGAAGGCGCCGACCTTCGGCGGCTCGGCGGCCCGGTCCGGGGCGGGGATCTGGATCCCGTGCAACGAGGTGATCCTGGCCGCCGGGGTGCCGGACACCCCGGCGAAGGCGGCGGCGTATCTCGCGGCGGTGGTCGGCGCGGACGTACCCCTGGTGCGGCAGCAGGCCTTCCTCGCCAACGGCCCGGCCATGATCTCGTCCGTCATGGCCAACAGCCCGCTGCGGTTCCGCTGGATGGAGGGGTACAGCGACTACTACCCCGGCCTCACCGGCGGAATGCCCAACGGCCGGTCCATGGAGCCCGACCAGATCGACGGCAACATCCTCGGCAGCGAGCTGGCCAACCTCAACCCGCCCTACATGGCGGTCCCCTCCGGCATGGTGGTCTTCAGCGCCGACTACAAGTGGCTCAACCTGTCCCTGGTCAACGCCAAGGGCCTCGCCGTCGCCACGGAGTGCCTCGCGCGCGGCACCAAGGCCGCCCTGCTCGGCCAGAAGCCGCTCACCATGGGCCAGTCGCTGGCCACCGGGCTGCGCGCCGGACTGATATCAGCGGGTGTGCCGGTGTGGCTGAACACCCCGCTGACCGACCTGAACATCGAGTCCGGCTCGGTGACCGGCGTGGTCGTGACGAAGAACGGCTCCGCAGGGCTCGTACGCGCCCGCCACGGCGTCATCGTCGGCTCCGGCGGCTTCGAGCACAACGCGGCGATGCGCGCCCAGTACCAGCAGCAGCCCATCGGCACCGACTGGACCGTCGGCGCGAAGGAGAACACCGGCGACGGCATCCAGGCCGGCGCCCGCGCCGGGGCCGCGCTGTCCCTGATGGAAGACGCCTGGTGGGGCCCCGCCATCCCGCTCCCCGAGCAGCCCTACTTCTGCCTCGCCGAGCGCACCCTCCCCGGCGGCCTGATCGTCAACGCCGCCGCGAAGCGGTTCGTCAACGAGGCGGCCCCGTACAGCGATGTCGTCCACACCATGTACGCCAAGAACCCGACCGACCCCGACATCCCGGCCTGGCTGATCGTCGACCAGAACTACCGCAACCGCTACCTCTTCAAGGACGTCGCCCCCACCCTCGCCTTCCCCGACGCCTGGTACACCTCCGGCGCCGTCCACAAGGCCTGGACCCTGGACCTCCTCGCCGCCGACATCGGCGTCCCGCCCGCCACGCTGCGGGCCACCGTCGCCCGCTTCAACTCCCTCGCCGCCACCGGCACCGACTCCGACCAGCACCGCGGCGACAGCGTCTACGACCACTACTACACAGACCCCGCCATCCTCCCCAACTCCTGCCTCGCCCCCCTCTGGCTCGCCCCCTTCTACGCCTTCCGCATCGTCCCCGGCGACCTCGGCACGAAGGGTGGCCTTGCCACCGACGCCCGAGCCCGCGTCCTGCGGCCGGACGGCACGGTCATCCCTGGCCTCTACGCGGCCGGGAACGCCAGCTCGGCCGTCATGGGCCACAGCTACGCGGGGGCCGGGTCGACGATCGGGCCCGCGATGACCTTCGGCTACATCGCGGCGAACGACATCGCCGACACCGTCTAG